The proteins below come from a single Papaver somniferum cultivar HN1 chromosome 11, ASM357369v1, whole genome shotgun sequence genomic window:
- the LOC113323408 gene encoding uncharacterized protein LOC113323408 translates to MCLVLEPEDVPLNFKFGAQESKHVEMNNLAPKIKEEPRETVDSSSSSCKKDELCSDMLMWLRTVALDPCKQRQPLVKLRNRQILKAREYLSLDTTKFSWKKRKLILLQKNSAVTSSPPLAKPNEQSYFASSVSRLINSTDSPESSQRCHHKPPISVGSSRYRESLSRKQVSNNHFYESVGSTSVASTAIKPNLQSRHRVTKLLKPINNLPVKRVRIHQAKITNKNIPPLSNSNDLLDNSSRYSGNDSVDNSCTLNDNQMEHMTARRSPRLQNFIGDYLPRLAIPVGPRFQADIPDWIGARESDNFSTDNQSDSRYVGTKIWPVEGKTTEDSKEKRIGKGRSYTCSCKFMGSVSCIKLHIFEKGCQLRADLGSVFFTWKFDEMGEEVSKSWTAVEQQCFESLVKTNRITQTDSFLVSALKQLSGKCRKSIVSYYFNVYILRRMSKHARLGTELVDSDDDNDDNDDAFGMESTPKRRNTKYLSQGR, encoded by the exons ATGTGTTTAGTTCTGGAGCCTGAAG ATGTTCCATTGAACTTCAAATTTGGTGCTCAAGAAAGTAAACATGTTGAGATGAATAATCTAGCCCCGAAAATCAAAGAAGAACCTAGAGAGACTGTCGATTCGAGTTCATCGTCTTGTAAGAAGGATGAATTATGTTCGGACATGCTAATGTGGTTAAGGACCGTTGCACTTGATCCTTGCAAGCAAAGACAACCACTGGTGAAACTTAGGAACAGACAGATACTTAAAGCGCGAGAATATCTCTCTCTGGACACTACTAAATTTTCTTGG AAGAAACGGAAACTTATACTGCTACAAAAAAATAGTGCAGTTACCTCTTCCCCTCCTCTAGCAAAACCAAATGAGCAAAGTTATTTTGCTTCTTCAGTTTCACGTTTAATCAATAGCACTGACTCCCCTGAAAGCTCTCAGCGATGTCATCACAAGCCTCCCATCTCTGTTGGGTCATCGAGATATCGTGAAAGTCTCTCAAGGAAACAGGTCTCCAATAATCATTTTTACGAATCTGTTGGTTCAACTAGTGTTGCATCTACTGCAATAAAACCGAACTTACAGAGCAGACACAGAGTGACCAAGTTACTGAAGCCGATCAACAATCTTCCAGTGAAGCGGGTGCGTATACATCAAGCTAAGATAACCAACAAAAACATTCCACCTTTGTCCAACTCCAATGATTTATTAGATAATTCAAGTAGGTATAGTGGAAATGATTCAGTAGATAATTCATGTACGTTGAATGATAATCAAATGGAGCACATGACAGCTCGTAGATCACCCAGGTTACAGAACTTCATCGGCGATTATCTTCCAAGACTTGCAATTCCAGTTGGCCCACGTTTTCAGGCTGACATTCCTGATTGGATCGGGGCGAGGGAAAGTGATAATTTCTCCACTGACAATCAAAGTGATTCAAGGTATGTGGGTACCAAGATATGGCCAGTTGAAGGAAAAACCACAGAAGATAGTAAAGAAAAAAGGATAGGAAAGGGGAGATCCTACACATGCTCCTGCAAGTTTATGGGATCTGTAAGTTGCATCAAGCTCCACATATTTGAGAAAGGATGCCAGCTACGAGCTGATCTAGGATCTGTATTCTTTACTTGGAAATTTGATGAAATGGGTGAGGAAGTTTCTAAGTCGTGGACTGCAGTGGAACAGCAatgttttgaatctcttgtgaagACGAATCGTATAACCCAGACCGATAGTTTCTTGGTATCTGCATTGAAGCAATTATCTGGAAAATGCAGAAAAAGTATAGTCAGTTACTACTTTAATGTGTATATTCTTAGACGCATGAGCAAACATGCCAGATTAGGCACTGAACTTGTAGATAGTGACGATGACAACGACGACAATGATGATGCTTTCGGGATGGAGAGCACTCCCAAACGCAGAAACACCAAATACTTGAGTCAAGGCCGTTGA